Proteins encoded within one genomic window of Amycolatopsis nigrescens CSC17Ta-90:
- a CDS encoding TetR/AcrR family transcriptional regulator, with protein MTVETGARGDTRARLLTTALGLFREHGVEGTSLQMIADALGVTKAAVYYHFKTKAEITEAVAEPALREIDLIVDEAAAQRRRGAQIDHLMAGFVDVVVRHRVLVALFSSDPGIARAVEKSLHGAESFKHRLMALLAGPEPDTTAVVAAHVVLAGIALAGGSPELADLDDDTLRAQLLEVGRRLMGRPRQRPRE; from the coding sequence ATGACGGTCGAAACGGGCGCGCGCGGTGACACCAGGGCGCGGCTGCTGACCACCGCGCTCGGGTTGTTCCGGGAACACGGGGTCGAGGGCACCTCGCTGCAGATGATCGCGGACGCGCTCGGGGTCACCAAGGCGGCGGTGTACTACCACTTCAAGACCAAGGCCGAGATCACCGAAGCGGTCGCCGAGCCCGCGCTCCGCGAGATCGACCTGATCGTCGACGAGGCCGCGGCCCAGCGACGGCGCGGCGCGCAGATCGACCACCTGATGGCCGGTTTCGTGGACGTCGTGGTGCGGCACCGGGTACTGGTCGCGTTGTTCAGCAGCGACCCCGGTATCGCGCGGGCGGTGGAGAAGTCCTTGCACGGCGCGGAAAGCTTCAAACACCGGCTGATGGCCCTGCTGGCCGGCCCGGAGCCGGACACCACCGCCGTGGTGGCCGCGCACGTGGTGCTGGCCGGTATCGCACTGGCCGGTGGCTCACCGGAACTGGCCGACCTGGACGACGACACCCTGCGCGCGCAGCTGCTCGAGGTCGGCCGCCGCCTGATGGGCCGTCCGCGTCAGCGCCCTCGTGAGTGA
- a CDS encoding histidinol-phosphate transaminase encodes MSTPTDDTEGTEEVTMDQLPLREDLRGRSPYGAPQLDVAVRLNTNENPYPPPDELVEDVAAAAREVAANLHRYPDRDVVELRRDLADYLSVATGVLLDERNLWAANGSNEILQQLLQAFGGPGRTALGFEPSYSMHPIISAGTRTEWLPAPRRDDFSLDTTRAAELVAERRPDVVFVTSPNNPTGGSIPVEELKPVLDSAPGLVVVDEAYAEFSARPSAVELLADYPAKLVVSRTMSKAFAFAGGRLGYLAAAPAVVDALQLVRLPYHLSALTQAAARAALRHADATLASVAKLAAERDRVAESLRLLGFRPVTSDANFILFGPFEDAPVSWKSYVDKGVLIRDVGIAGYLRVTIGTPEENDAFLAASGEVLGGKEVGR; translated from the coding sequence ATGAGCACTCCGACCGATGACACAGAAGGCACCGAAGAGGTGACCATGGACCAGCTGCCGCTGCGGGAGGACCTGCGCGGCCGCAGCCCGTACGGCGCCCCGCAGCTGGACGTGGCGGTTCGGCTGAACACCAACGAGAACCCTTACCCGCCACCGGACGAGCTGGTCGAGGACGTCGCCGCGGCGGCGCGCGAGGTGGCCGCGAACCTGCACCGCTACCCGGACCGGGACGTGGTGGAGCTGCGGCGCGACCTGGCCGACTACCTGTCGGTGGCCACCGGGGTGCTGCTCGACGAGCGGAACCTGTGGGCCGCGAACGGGTCCAACGAGATTCTGCAGCAGCTGCTGCAGGCCTTCGGCGGGCCCGGCCGCACCGCGCTCGGCTTCGAGCCGTCCTACTCGATGCACCCGATCATCTCCGCCGGTACCCGCACCGAATGGCTGCCCGCGCCGCGGCGGGACGACTTCTCGCTGGACACCACCCGTGCCGCCGAGCTGGTCGCCGAGCGCCGTCCGGACGTGGTCTTCGTGACCAGCCCGAACAATCCGACCGGCGGGTCCATCCCGGTCGAGGAGCTCAAGCCGGTGCTGGACAGCGCGCCGGGCCTGGTGGTGGTGGACGAGGCGTACGCCGAGTTCTCCGCCAGGCCGAGCGCGGTGGAGCTGCTCGCCGACTACCCGGCGAAGCTGGTGGTTTCGCGGACCATGAGCAAGGCGTTCGCCTTCGCCGGCGGGCGGCTCGGCTATCTGGCCGCCGCGCCGGCCGTGGTGGACGCGCTGCAGCTGGTGCGGCTGCCGTACCACCTCTCGGCGCTCACCCAGGCCGCCGCCCGTGCCGCGCTGCGGCACGCGGACGCCACCCTCGCCTCCGTGGCGAAGCTGGCCGCCGAGCGGGACCGGGTGGCGGAGTCGTTGCGGCTACTGGGTTTCCGCCCGGTTACCAGTGACGCGAACTTCATCCTGTTCGGCCCGTTCGAGGACGCTCCGGTCAGCTGGAAGTCCTATGTGGACAAAGGCGTGCTGATCAGGGACGTCGGCATCGCGGGGTATCTGCGGGTGACCATCGGCACGCCGGAGGAGAACGACGCGTTCCTCGCCGCGTCCGGCGAGGTTCTTGGCGGTAAGGAGGTCGGCCGGTGA
- a CDS encoding carbon-nitrogen hydrolase family protein translates to MPRIGLCQLTSDTDPGANLRLLAERTAAAAAEGARVVVFPEASMARFGVKLAPLAEPLDGPWAKAVSAIADEHDVLVVAGMFTPADEGRVHNTLLVTGLGQHRGYHKIHLYDAFGFRESDTVAPGGEPATITVDGTVLGLATCYDLRFPALFQALADDGAAAVLVPASWGAGDGKREQWELLVRARALDSGCWVLACGQADPAATGTEVNPKAPTGIGHSIVADGFGRVRGRLGAAPELLVVDVDPDLAEQARGATGVLANRRL, encoded by the coding sequence GTGCCACGTATCGGGTTGTGCCAGCTCACCTCGGACACCGATCCCGGGGCCAACCTGCGGCTGCTGGCCGAGCGCACGGCGGCCGCGGCGGCGGAGGGCGCCAGGGTCGTGGTGTTCCCCGAGGCTTCGATGGCCCGGTTCGGGGTGAAGCTGGCGCCGCTGGCCGAACCGCTGGACGGCCCGTGGGCCAAGGCGGTCTCCGCGATCGCGGACGAACACGACGTGCTCGTGGTGGCGGGGATGTTCACCCCCGCAGATGAAGGCAGGGTGCACAACACGCTGCTGGTCACCGGTCTCGGCCAGCACCGCGGCTATCACAAGATCCATCTCTACGACGCGTTCGGCTTCCGCGAGTCGGACACCGTCGCACCCGGCGGCGAACCAGCCACGATCACCGTGGACGGCACCGTGCTCGGCCTCGCCACCTGCTACGACCTGCGGTTCCCGGCGCTGTTCCAGGCGCTGGCCGACGACGGCGCGGCCGCCGTGCTGGTCCCAGCTTCCTGGGGCGCCGGCGACGGCAAGCGCGAGCAGTGGGAGCTGCTGGTCCGGGCCAGGGCACTGGACTCCGGCTGCTGGGTACTGGCCTGCGGGCAGGCGGACCCGGCCGCGACCGGCACCGAGGTCAACCCGAAGGCGCCGACCGGCATCGGCCACTCGATCGTGGCGGACGGGTTCGGCCGGGTGCGCGGCCGGCTCGGCGCGGCACCGGAGCTGCTAGTCGTGGACGTGGACCCGGATCTGGCCGAACAGGCCCGCGGCGCCACCGGCGTACTCGCCAACCGCCGCCTCTAG
- the hisB gene encoding imidazoleglycerol-phosphate dehydratase HisB: MNRVGKVDRTTRESSISVQVDLDGTGEVEIATGVPFYDHMLTAFGVHGSLDLKVAASGDVHIDAHHTVEDTAIVLGQAIRQALGDKKGIRRFGDAWIPMDEALAHAAIDVSGRPYCVHVGEPEQFNSFTIGGNYPFVLTRHVFDSLSFHAQLALHVRVLHGRDPHHIAEAQYKAVARALRAATESDPRAGGIPSTKGVL; encoded by the coding sequence GTGAACCGGGTTGGCAAGGTGGATCGGACCACCAGGGAATCCTCGATCTCGGTCCAGGTGGACCTGGACGGCACCGGCGAGGTGGAGATCGCCACCGGGGTGCCGTTCTACGACCACATGCTGACCGCGTTCGGCGTGCACGGCTCGCTGGACCTGAAGGTGGCGGCCTCCGGTGACGTGCACATCGACGCGCACCACACGGTGGAGGACACCGCGATCGTGCTCGGCCAGGCGATCCGGCAGGCGCTGGGGGACAAGAAGGGCATCCGCCGGTTCGGCGACGCCTGGATCCCGATGGATGAGGCGCTGGCGCACGCCGCGATCGACGTGTCCGGCCGGCCGTACTGCGTGCACGTCGGCGAGCCGGAGCAGTTCAACAGCTTCACCATCGGCGGGAACTACCCGTTCGTGCTGACCAGGCACGTGTTCGACTCGCTTTCCTTCCACGCGCAGCTCGCGCTGCACGTGCGGGTGCTGCACGGCAGGGACCCGCACCACATCGCGGAAGCGCAGTACAAGGCCGTCGCCCGCGCGCTGCGCGCGGCGACCGAATCCGATCCGCGGGCCGGCGGGATTCCTTCGACCAAGGGTGTGCTGTAG
- the hisD gene encoding histidinol dehydrogenase, which produces MLSRTDLRGRVPAAAELRATLPRAGTDVDAVLHQVRPLVEDVRARGVEAALEYTERFDRVRPASVRVPAAELDRALSELEPAVREALVESIDRARKVHADQRREDVTTTVVDGGTVTERWLPVERVGLYAPGGLAVYPSSVVMNVVPAQLAGVGSLVLCSPPQAEFGGCPHPVILAAAALLGVTEVWAVGGAQAVALLAYGGTDTDGTELAPVDLVTGPGNIYLTAAKRILRGLIGIDSEAGPTEIAILADETADPVHVAADLISQAEHDTLAASVLVTTSESLADAVDAELATRVAATKHTERVTEALRGKQSGTVLVSTVDDGLRVVNSYAAEHLEIQTADARAVAARVRNAGAVFVGAYAPVSLGDYCAGSNHVLPTGGFARHSSGLSVQTFLRGIHVIDYDSAALREVAGKVVALANAEDLPAHGEAVTARFEGER; this is translated from the coding sequence ATGTTGAGCCGCACCGACCTGCGTGGACGGGTCCCCGCCGCCGCCGAACTGCGCGCCACCCTGCCGCGCGCCGGGACCGACGTGGACGCGGTGCTGCATCAGGTGCGTCCGCTGGTCGAGGACGTGCGTGCCCGCGGGGTCGAGGCCGCGCTCGAGTACACCGAGCGGTTCGACCGGGTGCGTCCGGCGTCGGTCCGGGTGCCGGCGGCGGAACTGGACCGCGCACTGTCCGAACTGGAGCCCGCGGTGCGCGAGGCGCTGGTCGAGTCCATCGACAGGGCCAGAAAGGTGCACGCCGACCAGCGCCGCGAGGACGTGACCACCACCGTGGTGGACGGCGGCACGGTCACCGAGCGCTGGCTGCCGGTGGAGCGGGTCGGGCTGTACGCCCCCGGCGGGCTGGCGGTGTACCCGTCCAGCGTGGTGATGAACGTGGTGCCGGCGCAGCTGGCCGGGGTGGGCTCGCTGGTGCTGTGCTCGCCGCCGCAGGCCGAGTTCGGCGGCTGCCCGCACCCGGTGATCCTGGCCGCGGCCGCGCTGCTGGGGGTGACCGAGGTCTGGGCGGTCGGTGGCGCGCAGGCGGTCGCACTGCTGGCCTACGGCGGCACGGACACCGACGGCACCGAGCTGGCCCCGGTGGACCTGGTGACCGGTCCCGGCAACATCTACCTGACCGCGGCCAAGCGCATCCTGCGCGGGCTGATCGGCATCGACTCCGAGGCGGGACCGACCGAGATCGCGATCCTGGCCGACGAGACCGCCGACCCGGTGCACGTGGCGGCCGACCTGATCAGCCAGGCCGAGCACGACACCCTGGCGGCCAGCGTGCTGGTGACCACCTCGGAGTCGCTCGCGGACGCGGTGGACGCCGAGCTGGCCACCAGGGTCGCCGCCACCAAGCACACCGAGCGGGTCACCGAGGCCTTGCGCGGCAAGCAGTCCGGCACCGTACTGGTGTCCACAGTGGACGATGGGCTGCGGGTGGTGAACAGCTACGCCGCCGAGCACCTGGAGATCCAGACCGCGGACGCCCGCGCGGTGGCGGCCAGGGTGCGCAACGCCGGCGCGGTGTTCGTCGGGGCCTACGCGCCGGTTTCGCTCGGCGACTACTGCGCCGGCTCGAACCACGTGTTGCCCACCGGCGGCTTCGCCCGGCACTCCTCCGGCCTGTCGGTGCAGACCTTCCTGCGGGGCATCCACGTGATCGACTACGACTCCGCCGCGCTGCGCGAGGTGGCCGGCAAGGTGGTCGCACTGGCCAACGCCGAAGACCTGCCCGCGCACGGCGAAGCGGTGACCGCGCGGTTCGAGGGGGAGCGATGA
- a CDS encoding MMPL family transporter: MATLLYRLGRFSFRRRWLVVSVWAAVLIVLGLGALTLSGQTSNAVTIPGTESQQAIDHLKERFPQASAGGGTARVAIAAPEGQKLTDPANKAAVERVVAELKTAPKVAAVADPFQAMAVSPDGKVALAQVSYGVQAFELTEDERDALQAAGDPGRQAGLQVEFGGDAVQGAPETQATEGLGVIVAAVVLAITFGSLIAAGLPLLTAGIGVGVGMAGITTVSGFMELNANTPILALMLGLAVGIDYALFIVSRYRHEISEGRDPEQAAARSVGTAGSAVVFAGLTVIIALAGLTVIGIPFLGEMGIAAALTVAVAVLVALTLLPAVLGFAGRKVLGKRAREERADAAKPTAGERWALFVARHRIPVLIAAVAGLLVVAIPALGMQLGLPNDSTAAPDSTQHRAYDLTTAGFGEGANGPLLVVVDTAASADPQGAAGQAAAKIAGLGDVAAVAPPRMNPAGDTAILSVIPKSGPSTEATEQLVGQIRDQSAGLSESTGAKLSVTGQTAMNIDVSAKLAAAMLPYLALIVGLAFILLMLVFRSVIVPLKATLGFLGSVVATFGAVVAVFQWGWLTDLLGVESTGPIMSMLPILLIGVLFGLAMDYQVFLVTRMREEHVHGAGAHQAMVTGFRHGSRVVVAAALIMISVFAGFILAEQSLIQSIGFALAFGVAVDAFVVRMTIVPAVMSLLGDRAWWLPKWLDRALPKVDVEGEKLTQQLDDPDERVLAPAGR; the protein is encoded by the coding sequence GTGGCCACACTTCTGTACCGGCTCGGCCGGTTCTCGTTCCGCCGGCGCTGGCTGGTCGTGTCCGTCTGGGCGGCCGTACTGATCGTGCTCGGGCTCGGCGCGCTCACCCTGTCCGGGCAGACCAGCAACGCGGTGACCATCCCGGGAACCGAGTCGCAGCAGGCGATCGACCACCTCAAGGAGCGCTTCCCGCAGGCCTCCGCCGGTGGCGGCACCGCCAGGGTCGCGATCGCGGCACCGGAGGGGCAGAAGCTCACCGACCCGGCCAACAAGGCCGCGGTGGAACGGGTCGTGGCCGAGCTGAAGACCGCGCCGAAGGTGGCCGCGGTGGCCGATCCCTTCCAGGCCATGGCGGTCTCACCGGACGGCAAGGTGGCGCTGGCACAGGTCAGCTACGGGGTGCAGGCCTTCGAGCTGACCGAGGACGAGCGGGACGCCCTCCAAGCCGCCGGCGACCCCGGCCGTCAGGCCGGCCTCCAGGTCGAGTTCGGCGGAGACGCCGTGCAGGGCGCGCCGGAAACCCAGGCCACCGAAGGACTCGGCGTGATCGTGGCCGCCGTGGTGCTGGCGATCACCTTCGGCTCCCTGATCGCCGCCGGGCTCCCGCTGCTCACCGCCGGTATCGGCGTCGGGGTCGGGATGGCGGGCATCACCACGGTCTCCGGCTTCATGGAGCTGAACGCGAACACCCCGATCCTCGCGCTGATGCTCGGCCTCGCCGTCGGCATCGACTACGCATTGTTCATCGTCTCCCGCTATCGGCACGAAATCAGCGAAGGACGAGATCCGGAGCAAGCCGCCGCCCGCTCGGTGGGCACCGCGGGCTCGGCGGTGGTGTTCGCCGGGCTGACCGTGATCATCGCGCTGGCCGGGCTGACCGTGATCGGCATCCCGTTCCTCGGCGAAATGGGCATCGCCGCCGCGCTGACCGTGGCCGTCGCGGTACTGGTCGCGCTCACCCTGCTGCCCGCGGTGCTCGGGTTCGCCGGGCGCAAGGTGCTCGGCAAGCGGGCGCGGGAAGAACGGGCCGACGCCGCCAAGCCCACCGCCGGCGAGCGCTGGGCCCTGTTCGTCGCCCGCCATCGCATCCCGGTGCTGATCGCCGCGGTGGCCGGGCTGCTGGTCGTCGCCATCCCTGCGCTGGGCATGCAACTCGGCCTGCCCAACGACAGCACGGCCGCACCGGACTCCACCCAGCACCGGGCCTACGACCTGACCACCGCCGGGTTCGGCGAGGGCGCCAACGGGCCGCTGCTGGTGGTGGTGGACACCGCCGCCAGCGCCGACCCGCAGGGCGCGGCCGGGCAGGCCGCGGCGAAGATCGCCGGGCTCGGCGACGTGGCCGCGGTCGCGCCACCGCGGATGAACCCCGCCGGCGACACCGCGATCCTCAGCGTGATCCCGAAGAGCGGCCCGAGCACCGAGGCCACCGAACAACTGGTCGGCCAGATCCGCGACCAGTCGGCCGGGCTGAGCGAATCCACCGGCGCGAAACTGTCCGTCACCGGGCAGACCGCGATGAACATCGACGTCTCGGCCAAGCTCGCCGCCGCCATGCTGCCCTATCTGGCGCTGATCGTCGGGCTCGCGTTCATCCTGCTGATGCTGGTGTTCCGCTCGGTGATCGTGCCGCTGAAGGCGACCCTCGGCTTCCTCGGCTCGGTGGTCGCGACCTTCGGCGCGGTGGTCGCGGTGTTCCAGTGGGGCTGGCTGACCGATCTGCTCGGGGTGGAGTCCACCGGGCCGATCATGAGCATGCTGCCGATCCTGCTGATCGGGGTGCTGTTCGGCCTCGCCATGGACTACCAGGTCTTCCTGGTGACCAGGATGCGCGAGGAGCACGTGCACGGCGCCGGGGCGCACCAGGCGATGGTCACCGGGTTCCGGCACGGCTCCAGGGTGGTGGTCGCCGCCGCACTGATCATGATCAGCGTGTTCGCCGGGTTCATCCTGGCCGAGCAGTCCCTGATCCAGTCGATCGGTTTCGCGCTGGCCTTCGGGGTCGCGGTGGACGCGTTCGTGGTGCGGATGACCATCGTGCCCGCGGTGATGTCGCTGCTCGGCGACCGCGCCTGGTGGCTGCCGAAGTGGCTGGACCGCGCGCTGCCCAAGGTGGACGTGGAGGGCGAGAAGCTCACCCAGCAGCTCGACGACCCCGACGAGCGGGTGCTGGCCCCGGCCGGTCGTTAG
- a CDS encoding MFS transporter, translating into MNATSTAPPKAPPFDWYRSLGGRGRRAFIGAFGGYGLDSYDYWVLPLGLTSIIAFFNISTGQAGLFSTVTLVTSAFGGAVAGVLADRIGRVRTLQLTVGTYTVFTVLCGFAPNFETLLAFRALQGIGFGGEWAAGAILVAEYASSKYRGRTVAFVQSAWAVGWGLALLVSTVVLSTAGPDIAWRILFWTGVIPALLVLWVRRYVKDADQATERREKAEKRGSFLAIFRGDLLRTTLFASLLATGVQGGYYTLATWLPLYLKNTRGLSVVNTGGYLTSVIIGSFIGYVCGGYLTDLLGRKKTIVLFSVLSAGLIVAYTQLPQSAGNLMLVLGFPLGFCMSAIFSGFGAYLAELYPTAQRGTGQGFTYNFGRAVGAAFPTVVGFLGVGGALAIGAIGYGVAALSLLGLPETRGSDLK; encoded by the coding sequence ATGAACGCGACTTCCACAGCACCGCCCAAGGCACCCCCGTTCGACTGGTACCGCAGCCTCGGCGGCCGCGGCCGCCGGGCCTTCATCGGCGCGTTCGGCGGGTACGGGCTGGACTCCTACGACTACTGGGTGCTGCCGCTCGGACTGACCTCGATCATCGCATTCTTCAACATCTCCACCGGTCAGGCCGGGCTCTTCAGCACGGTGACGCTGGTGACCTCGGCGTTCGGCGGGGCCGTCGCGGGGGTGCTCGCCGACCGGATCGGCCGGGTGCGCACGCTGCAGCTCACCGTGGGCACCTACACCGTGTTCACGGTGCTCTGCGGGTTCGCGCCCAACTTCGAGACACTGCTCGCCTTCCGGGCGCTGCAGGGCATCGGCTTCGGTGGCGAGTGGGCGGCCGGAGCCATCCTGGTCGCCGAGTACGCGAGCTCGAAGTACCGCGGCCGGACGGTCGCCTTCGTGCAGAGCGCGTGGGCGGTGGGCTGGGGCCTGGCGCTGCTGGTGTCCACGGTGGTGCTGAGCACGGCGGGCCCGGACATCGCCTGGCGGATCCTGTTCTGGACCGGGGTGATCCCCGCGCTGCTGGTGCTCTGGGTCCGCCGCTACGTCAAGGACGCCGACCAGGCCACCGAACGCCGCGAGAAGGCCGAAAAGCGCGGGTCCTTCCTGGCCATCTTCCGCGGCGACCTGCTGCGCACCACCTTGTTCGCCTCCCTGCTGGCCACCGGGGTGCAGGGCGGCTACTACACGCTGGCGACCTGGCTGCCGCTCTACCTGAAGAACACCCGCGGGCTTTCCGTGGTGAACACCGGCGGCTACCTGACCTCGGTGATCATCGGCTCGTTCATCGGCTACGTCTGCGGCGGCTACCTCACCGACCTGCTGGGCCGCAAGAAGACCATCGTGCTCTTCTCCGTGCTGTCGGCCGGGCTGATCGTCGCCTACACCCAGCTCCCGCAGAGCGCCGGCAACCTGATGCTGGTCCTCGGTTTCCCGCTCGGCTTCTGCATGTCGGCGATCTTCAGCGGGTTCGGCGCCTACCTCGCCGAGCTGTACCCGACCGCCCAGCGCGGCACGGGACAGGGCTTCACCTACAACTTCGGCCGCGCGGTCGGTGCGGCTTTCCCCACCGTGGTCGGCTTCCTCGGCGTCGGCGGGGCGCTGGCCATCGGCGCCATCGGATACGGCGTCGCCGCACTCTCCCTGCTGGGGCTGCCGGAAACCCGGGGCAGTGACCTGAAATGA
- a CDS encoding 5-oxoprolinase subunit B family protein, translated as MRVLPYGSGAALVELPDAERVNGLRAALEKSPPHGALEVVPAARTLLIRFDPARTGFDRLAAELAEYPVLAQPPVPGGELVVPVRYDGDDLGDVARQSGLTPDEVVRRHTGSAFTVAFCGFAPGYGYLTGLDPALRLPRRGTPRVRVPAGSVAVAGEYSAIYPHESPGGWHLIGRTALRVWDLDRDPPGLLTPGTRVRFTVA; from the coding sequence ATGCGGGTGCTGCCCTACGGCTCCGGTGCGGCGCTGGTCGAGCTGCCCGACGCCGAGCGGGTGAACGGCCTTCGTGCCGCGCTGGAGAAGTCCCCGCCGCACGGCGCGCTCGAGGTGGTACCGGCCGCGCGCACCCTGCTGATCCGGTTCGATCCGGCGCGGACCGGGTTCGACCGGCTCGCCGCCGAACTGGCCGAGTACCCCGTCCTCGCGCAACCGCCGGTGCCGGGCGGGGAACTGGTGGTGCCGGTCCGGTACGACGGCGACGACCTCGGCGATGTGGCACGCCAGAGCGGGCTCACCCCGGACGAAGTGGTGCGACGGCACACCGGAAGTGCCTTCACGGTGGCGTTCTGCGGGTTCGCGCCCGGCTACGGCTACCTCACCGGCCTCGATCCCGCGCTACGCCTGCCGCGCCGCGGCACGCCACGAGTGCGGGTGCCGGCCGGCTCGGTGGCCGTCGCGGGTGAGTACAGCGCGATCTATCCGCACGAGTCCCCCGGCGGCTGGCACCTGATCGGCCGCACCGCGCTGCGCGTCTGGGATCTGGACCGCGACCCGCCCGGACTGCTCACCCCCGGCACGCGGGTCCGGTTCACCGTCGCATGA
- a CDS encoding biotin-dependent carboxyltransferase family protein produces the protein MTGKLEILAPGAFATVQDLGRPGLAAMGVGRSGAADPDGLRLANRLVGNPEGHAAIEATLGGLRVRFGEQATIAVTGAACEIRAGGRAAGMNAPIHVRAGDEVELGTPARGLRSYLAVRGGIDVPPVLRSRATDTLARLGPARLSAGSTLPIGTVVLDLPGVDLAPQRAFPDELVLRVSRGPRLDWFTADALGVLTSSAYLVTSEVNRVGVRFTGPPLRRRVHDELPPEGCVPGALQVPPSGVPILFLADHPVTGGYPVAAVVENLSPAAQARPGDVVRFKTS, from the coding sequence ATGACCGGGAAACTGGAAATACTCGCGCCGGGGGCGTTCGCCACCGTGCAGGACCTCGGCCGCCCCGGGCTGGCGGCGATGGGCGTCGGCCGGTCCGGCGCGGCCGACCCCGACGGCCTGCGGCTGGCGAACCGGCTCGTCGGCAATCCCGAGGGACACGCGGCGATCGAAGCCACCCTCGGCGGGCTGCGGGTGCGGTTCGGCGAGCAGGCCACGATCGCGGTGACCGGGGCCGCCTGCGAAATCCGAGCGGGCGGGCGGGCCGCCGGGATGAACGCGCCGATCCACGTGCGGGCCGGGGACGAGGTGGAACTGGGCACGCCGGCGCGTGGCCTGCGCAGTTATCTCGCCGTGCGCGGCGGGATCGACGTGCCGCCGGTGCTGCGCTCGCGGGCCACCGACACGCTGGCCCGGCTGGGCCCGGCCCGGCTCTCCGCCGGCAGCACCCTGCCGATCGGGACCGTGGTGCTGGACCTTCCCGGGGTGGATCTGGCTCCACAGCGGGCTTTTCCGGACGAGCTGGTGCTGCGGGTGAGCCGGGGGCCGCGGCTGGACTGGTTCACCGCGGACGCGCTCGGCGTGCTGACCTCGTCGGCCTATCTGGTCACTTCGGAGGTCAACCGGGTCGGGGTCCGGTTCACCGGGCCGCCGCTGCGCCGACGCGTGCACGACGAGCTGCCGCCGGAGGGCTGCGTGCCGGGAGCGTTGCAGGTGCCGCCTTCGGGGGTGCCGATCCTCTTCCTGGCGGACCATCCGGTGACCGGCGGCTACCCGGTGGCAGCCGTAGTCGAGAACCTTTCCCCGGCGGCGCAGGCACGCCCAGGAGACGTGGTGCGCTTCAAGACCTCGTGA
- a CDS encoding putative hydro-lyase: MKTFENPAAITPAHARALFRAGTASPTTGWAAGYTQTNLIAVPEDWADDLMAFCRQNPKPCPVLDVSAPGDPGSVLADGADLRTDLPRYRIWEDGQLVDETADATEYWRGDLVAFSIGCSFTFETALAASGVPLRHVEQGRNVSMYVTNKQCRPAGRLHGPLVVSMRPIPAGLVDYAARISGAMPAVHGGPVHFGNPKALGIADLGAPDFGDPVHPEPGDVPVFWACGVTPQAALMASRPPFAITHAPGHMFVTDRRDTEYRVAG; encoded by the coding sequence ATGAAGACCTTCGAGAACCCGGCGGCCATCACCCCCGCGCACGCGCGAGCCCTGTTCCGGGCGGGCACCGCGAGCCCGACCACCGGCTGGGCCGCCGGGTACACGCAGACCAACCTGATCGCGGTACCCGAGGACTGGGCCGACGACCTGATGGCCTTCTGCCGGCAGAATCCCAAGCCCTGCCCGGTGCTCGACGTCAGCGCGCCGGGCGATCCCGGCAGCGTGCTGGCCGATGGCGCCGACCTGCGGACCGACCTGCCGCGCTACCGCATCTGGGAGGACGGCCAGCTGGTCGACGAAACCGCCGACGCCACCGAGTACTGGCGCGGCGACCTGGTCGCCTTCTCCATCGGCTGCAGCTTCACCTTCGAAACCGCGCTGGCCGCGTCCGGCGTCCCGCTGCGGCACGTGGAGCAGGGCCGGAACGTGTCGATGTACGTGACGAACAAGCAGTGCCGCCCTGCCGGGCGGCTGCACGGCCCGCTGGTCGTCTCGATGCGGCCGATCCCGGCCGGGCTGGTCGACTACGCGGCCAGGATCAGCGGCGCCATGCCGGCCGTGCACGGCGGCCCGGTGCACTTCGGCAACCCGAAGGCGCTCGGCATCGCCGACCTCGGCGCACCGGACTTCGGCGACCCGGTGCACCCGGAACCCGGTGACGTACCGGTGTTCTGGGCCTGCGGCGTCACCCCGCAGGCCGCGCTGATGGCGTCCCGGCCGCCGTTCGCGATCACGCACGCGCCCGGCCACATGTTCGTCACCGACCGCCGCGACACCGAGTACCGAGTGGCGGGCTGA